The DNA segment GCATTCAATGAACTTGTGAAGACAGACACCAGGACTGAAAAGATATTTCTCACGATCCGCGACGGCATCTATTTGATAAGGAAGCATTGAACTGGCGGTTATCTGCTGACGCAGAGAAATATTGATAGCCCCTATGATAATCAGACGATCGAAACAGGTCAGACTTTATTATTTTCCTTTAAAGGCCGGGCTCTTCTTCTTTATAAAAGACGTTGTTCCTTCCCTAAAATCATCTGTCGCAGCCACAAGCCCAAAGTAGTCGGCACCGAGCTTTGCAGACTCGTCAAGAGACAGGTCCATTCCGCGATGCATTGCCTCCCAGGTCATCCTCACCGCAAGAGGTGCCTGCATAAGAATCTCCTGCAGGAGCGCTTCCGATTCTTCTATAAGGTCTTCAGGCTCAACAACCCTGTTAACCAGGCCCATACGCAATGCCTCTTCAGCGGAGATCATCCTGCCGGTGAGCAGAAGATCTGCTGCCCTGCCCTTGCCGATCAGCCGCGGAAGCCTTGTGGTCCCGCCCCACCCTGCAACAGCACCGATGCGGACCTCCGGATGGCCAAGCTTTGCTGTATTGACTGCAACCCTGAGGGTGCATGCCTCGGCAAGTTCTAGACCACCGCCGAGGGCATAACCGTTGATAGCCGCAATAACCGGCTTTCCAAGATGTTCAATGCGGGAATATGTCTCTATCGCAAGCTGAGCGCGAGTCCGCACTTCGAGGGGATCAGCAGAATTGAAGAATCCGATATCGGCTCCTGCAGAAAAGGCCTTTTCTCCCGCACCCGTGATAAGGAGTCCTCTGACCGAGTCGTCAGCCTTCAAAGAATCAAGGAGACGCCCGAGTCTTTCGAGCATCTCCTTGTTGATGGTATTGAGTACGTCCGGTCTGTTCAAGGTCAGACAAACAATACCCTTGTTCTTCCTGAGACTTACAGGGTTCTTATCTTTCCTGGATTTTGTCATGGAACCCTCAATTAAAACATATCCCATTAATGACCAAATACCGCATCAGCTCAGCACCGTCACACTGCTTGCCTGCGGGCCCTTGGCGCCCAGTTCCTCGGCAAAGCGCACCTTCATGCCGATCCTGAGCTTCTCAAACCCTTTATTGAGAACACTGTTTTCATGAAAATAGACCTCAGTGCCGTCTATTTTGGCAAGAAATCCGTATCCCTTATCAAGGAACAGAGAGGCTATCTTGCCCTGAGGTATCTCTTCATGACGCTTCACTTCCCTTCGCTGCTGGGTAACGAACTCCTCGATCTTACGCTTTGCCGCATTGAAAGAGTCTCTTATGGCCACATAAAGGTCTTCATTCGGTTCACGCTTGATAACGATCTCACTGCCCGGCACCTTCAGGTCTATATTGACATTATATAGTCTGCCGTCATGTGAATGACGATGGGGAGCTTCAACAACAACCCTGCACTTGATGATCTGGTCGCAGAAGTTCTCGAGCTTTTCTACCTTTTCCGTGATCTCCGCCTTGATTGCATCTGTGAGTTCAAAATCCCGCGCCGTGATCTGCAATGAAAGCTTCATAACCTGTCCTCCAAAATATATATATTTACTGTGCTCCTGTTTCCATACTATCAGCAGGTGCACGTCCTGTCAACGATTGACGCACCACGTTGAGCAGGCTACAATATAACCATGAAACAGGCATTTATAAAGTGGATAATGAATACGATCGCGATCATGCTTGCAGTCAAATTTGTGCCGGGAATCATATATTCCGGCGAGTGGTGGGGCATTCTGATCGTGGGAGTGCTTTTTGGCCTGGTAAACACCTTCCTGCGGCCATTTATCAAGCTTTTCACCTTCCCCCTGCTCATCCTCACACTGGGACTCTTCACCTTTGTGATCAATGCCATGATGCTCAGCATCACGTCATGGCTTTCCGACCAGTTTCAGCTCGGTTTTCATGTTGAAGGATTTAAGCCTGCATTTTGGGGAGCCCTCGTCATCAGCATTGCGAGCCTGCTCCTGGGCTGCCTCATGCCGCAGGAAGAGGAAAAAAAATAGATCACGAACGGCTCAAGGCAGATTGATCAACAGCCGGACGGCTAAACGTGAGAACGCTTCTGTCTGCTCCTGCTTTTCCTGACCTGGTGTTTCTTGGCCTTACCCGATGCACGTTTGACCTTTGCAGCATCATTGTCCACACTTGTTATATAGACAACAGGCTCTTCGAGGTGGTTGATCACGCGCGCACCGAAGGCCATCAGATTCGCGGTCTCGCTCCACAAAAGTCCACGAGCCGGCTCGCCCAGCAAGGCAACAACAAGTGTACCGCTGCCGCAGTCCCCTGCACTGACAAAGCAGTGGCGCGCATCTCTCGTGTACCCGGTCTTGCCCAATATCAGGTCCTGATCTGACCAGAGCAGATGGTTCGTATTACTGATGGTCTTTGTCCGGCCGTCGACCGTCGAAATTTCAGCGACACGTGTTCCGAGGATCTCCTGCAGCAGGGGATACGTGAGAGCCTCCCGCATGATCTGGGCCAATTCCAATGCTGTCGTATACTGGCCGGGACCCGGGAGACCGTTGGGGTTAATGAAGCGGGTATTGTACAGACCGAGCGAGGCAGCCTTCTGGTTCATGAGCACGACAAAAGCCTCTTCAGAGCCTGCCACCGCCTCTGCCAGCGCAACAGTGGCATCATTTGCAGATTTGATCAGTGCTGCATGGAGCAATGCTCTGATCGTCAAGGTAAAGCCAGGCCTGAGTCCTATCTTTGTCGGAGGTGTGGCCGCTGCCCGCTCGCTCACCGTAACAACGTCGAACGGCTGCATCCTGTCGAGCACCACCAGTGCAGTCATCAGCTTGGTCGTGCTTGCAGGGAAGAGCCTCAGCTCGGGATTTTTTGCAAAGAGCACCCTTCCGGTCGCGGCCTCCATTACAACCGCTGCCCTCGCCTTGACATCTTCTCCAGAGGCAAGGGAAACAGATAGCGCCAGGCAGACAGTCAGGATCAAAAGAACGGAAAGAATTGATGCAGTGATCCGTTTCATGTCAGTTTCCCGCATTGTTACGGAGGGCATTTGCCGCAGACCGAGGCAAAGAGTGTTGTGCTGAGATACCGGTCACCGCGATCAGGGAGAATGACAACGATCGTGCCTTTTTTAAGCTGCTCAGCCATGCGTAAGGCCCCGAACATTGCTGCGCCGCTGCTCATGCCGACAAAGAGCCCTTCCTTGATCGCGAGCTTACGGGTGGTCTCAAAGGCATCCTCGTCATTCACATTGATCTTTTCATCGATCGCAGCGCTGTTATAGATCTTCGGTACGATCGACTCCTGCATGTTCTTGAGCCCCTGGATGCGGTGGCCGAGAAGCGGTTCAACGCCCACGATTCTGATCTTATTATTGTATTCCTTCAGCCTCCGGCCTGCTCCCATGATCGTGCCGGTCGTGCCCATGCCCGAGACAAATATGTCGAGCCTTCCGTTGGTCTGTTCAATGATTTCTTTGCCCGTTGTCTCGTAATGCGCCCTGATGTTCGAGTTGTTATCGAACTGGTTCGGCATGAAATAGTCCTGAGGATGCTCGCTGACTATCTTTCGGGCAAGCCGTATGGCTCCGTCAGTTCCCTCGTTGCCCGGGCTGAGCAGAAGTTCAGCACCGAAGGCCTCAAGCACTTTTCTTCTTTCGAGGCTGACGCATTCAGGCATGACCAGTTTCACCCGGTATCCTTTTGCCGCTCCGACCATGGCAAGGCCTATTCCGGTATTGCCTGACGTTGCCTCAAGGATCGTATCGCCTTTTTTTATCAAGCCGGCATCCTCGGCATCCTTTATCATGTAATGAGCGATCCTGTCTTTGACCGAACCGCCGGGATTGTTGCCCTCAAGTTTCGCAAAGATCGTCACGTCCGGCATGGGATTGATCACCTCGATCTTTACCAACGGCGTGTTGCCGATGCAGTCGATGACGCTCATTTCCCCCCCCCTGATATCTCCTTAAGGTTGTCGCAGGCATTCCTGTTGCCCTGCTCGCAGGCATACTTGAAATCAGCCATGGCCTTGTTCAGGAAGGCAATGCCCCGCGACATATAGGCATTGGTATCGCTCGGCTTCAGAGAAAGGACCCTGTTGTAATCCTCGATCGCCAGGTCGTATTTACCTAACCCGCGGTACGCGATTCCGCGATTGTAGTACGCCTCAATAAGGCGGGGATTGAGTGAGACCACCCTGGTAAAGTCGCTGATGGCCCGCTCGTATTCGCCTTTTCTGAGATATGCCAGACCGCGGCTGTTCAGCACGTCTGGCTGCTCAGGGCGGCTCGATACAACCCGGCCGAAATCACTTATTGCCTCATCATACTTCCCTTTTTTATAGAACGCCATGGCGCGGCTGTAATATGCCTCGATCAGTTCAGGATACTGTGCAATCACCTTGTTGTAGTCCTGTATTGCCGCATCGTATTTGCCCTCATTGAAACTGTCAGTCGCCCTGTCATAGACCGTCTGAATGTCCTGATCAGCAGCAAAAACGATCGAGGCAACACACAAGGTCATGCTGACAGCAAGGCTCTGTAATAGTTTCATGATCGCTCCGTTCGTCTAAAGAAATGTTATTAAGTATAACAGAACAAACAGCATTTGAGGCCATTCTGGGTTGGCGAATACAGAACAGTCTTGTTTGGCAGTTTGGATAATTTTCTGATACCCCACCCAACCTCCCCTTGGAAATGGGAGGAGAGATAACACTCATAACTGAAGGGTTACGTATTTAGCAGCTTATGCTGTTGACCACGAGTATGATTAGTGATAGGCTGAAAGAAAAAGAACAGAGGAGGCTACCATGTTTTACGAAGATGACAATACAGGCCCGGCCATTCTGGTATCGTTTTTTGTCGGCAGCATTGTAGGAGCAGGTCTGGCGCTCCTGTTCGCACCGCAGGCAGGCAAAAAGACCAGAAGGCAGATCGCCGACCTTGCAGATGATGTCAAGGACTATGCAGCAGACTACACAAAGAAGCTGAAAGACAAGATAGCCTAACGCGACGGCTTGAAAAAAACCACGGCAAGGGGCGGGACAACGATCTCCATGGAGCAGGGCTGACCATGCCAGGGTATGGCGGCAGACTGCAGACCGCCCTGATTGCCGAGGTTGCTGCCCCAGTATTCGCGGGAATCGCTGTTCAGGATCTCACGGTAAAAGACCTGCTCAGGCACACCAACCCTATAAGCATCCTTCGGCACAGGAGTAAAGTTGCAGACAACCACAATATGGTCAGCAGGAGCCTTTGAGCGCCTGATAAAAGAGACAATGCAGTTGTCCGTATCGCGGAAATCGATCCACTCAAAGCCCTGCCAGTCATGATCCATATCGAACAA comes from the Nitrospirota bacterium genome and includes:
- a CDS encoding tetratricopeptide repeat protein, with product MKLLQSLAVSMTLCVASIVFAADQDIQTVYDRATDSFNEGKYDAAIQDYNKVIAQYPELIEAYYSRAMAFYKKGKYDEAISDFGRVVSSRPEQPDVLNSRGLAYLRKGEYERAISDFTRVVSLNPRLIEAYYNRGIAYRGLGKYDLAIEDYNRVLSLKPSDTNAYMSRGIAFLNKAMADFKYACEQGNRNACDNLKEISGGGK
- a CDS encoding YtxH domain-containing protein, whose amino-acid sequence is MFYEDDNTGPAILVSFFVGSIVGAGLALLFAPQAGKKTRRQIADLADDVKDYAADYTKKLKDKIA
- the raiA gene encoding ribosome-associated translation inhibitor RaiA; this translates as MKLSLQITARDFELTDAIKAEITEKVEKLENFCDQIIKCRVVVEAPHRHSHDGRLYNVNIDLKVPGSEIVIKREPNEDLYVAIRDSFNAAKRKIEEFVTQQRREVKRHEEIPQGKIASLFLDKGYGFLAKIDGTEVYFHENSVLNKGFEKLRIGMKVRFAEELGAKGPQASSVTVLS
- a CDS encoding enoyl-CoA hydratase/isomerase family protein, which encodes MTKSRKDKNPVSLRKNKGIVCLTLNRPDVLNTINKEMLERLGRLLDSLKADDSVRGLLITGAGEKAFSAGADIGFFNSADPLEVRTRAQLAIETYSRIEHLGKPVIAAINGYALGGGLELAEACTLRVAVNTAKLGHPEVRIGAVAGWGGTTRLPRLIGKGRAADLLLTGRMISAEEALRMGLVNRVVEPEDLIEESEALLQEILMQAPLAVRMTWEAMHRGMDLSLDESAKLGADYFGLVAATDDFREGTTSFIKKKSPAFKGK
- the cysK gene encoding cysteine synthase A, translating into MSVIDCIGNTPLVKIEVINPMPDVTIFAKLEGNNPGGSVKDRIAHYMIKDAEDAGLIKKGDTILEATSGNTGIGLAMVGAAKGYRVKLVMPECVSLERRKVLEAFGAELLLSPGNEGTDGAIRLARKIVSEHPQDYFMPNQFDNNSNIRAHYETTGKEIIEQTNGRLDIFVSGMGTTGTIMGAGRRLKEYNNKIRIVGVEPLLGHRIQGLKNMQESIVPKIYNSAAIDEKINVNDEDAFETTRKLAIKEGLFVGMSSGAAMFGALRMAEQLKKGTIVVILPDRGDRYLSTTLFASVCGKCPP
- a CDS encoding phage holin family protein — encoded protein: MKQAFIKWIMNTIAIMLAVKFVPGIIYSGEWWGILIVGVLFGLVNTFLRPFIKLFTFPLLILTLGLFTFVINAMMLSITSWLSDQFQLGFHVEGFKPAFWGALVISIASLLLGCLMPQEEEKK
- a CDS encoding D-alanyl-D-alanine carboxypeptidase; its protein translation is MKRITASILSVLLILTVCLALSVSLASGEDVKARAAVVMEAATGRVLFAKNPELRLFPASTTKLMTALVVLDRMQPFDVVTVSERAAATPPTKIGLRPGFTLTIRALLHAALIKSANDATVALAEAVAGSEEAFVVLMNQKAASLGLYNTRFINPNGLPGPGQYTTALELAQIMREALTYPLLQEILGTRVAEISTVDGRTKTISNTNHLLWSDQDLILGKTGYTRDARHCFVSAGDCGSGTLVVALLGEPARGLLWSETANLMAFGARVINHLEEPVVYITSVDNDAAKVKRASGKAKKHQVRKSRSRQKRSHV